One region of Psychrobacter sp. DAB_AL43B genomic DNA includes:
- a CDS encoding WxcM-like domain-containing protein produces MSLIQWAQFPPLGDDRGSLVALEAGSTIPFPIKRVYYIFATQKDVARGFHAHYNLKQVAICITGKCRMVLDDGKTREEAWLDSPTKGLLIGDLVWREMHDFSDDCVLLVLASEHYDEDDYIRNYDEFMNEVNKPFIHPLSDVMSTTIGQKTRVWQYSVILPKAVIGESCNICAHTLIENDVVIGNNVTVKSGVYVWDGITLKDNVFIGPCVTFTNDKKPRSKQYPDEFPKTVVEEGATIGANATLLPGITIGKNALVGAGAVVTKNVPENAIMVGNPAVIKGYV; encoded by the coding sequence ATGAGCTTAATACAATGGGCTCAATTTCCACCATTAGGCGATGATCGTGGATCTTTAGTAGCTCTAGAAGCAGGAAGCACTATACCTTTTCCAATTAAACGTGTTTATTATATTTTTGCAACTCAAAAAGATGTGGCACGTGGATTTCATGCTCATTATAACTTGAAACAAGTTGCTATTTGTATCACTGGTAAATGTCGTATGGTTCTTGACGATGGTAAAACTCGTGAAGAAGCTTGGTTAGATTCGCCCACTAAAGGTTTATTGATTGGTGATTTGGTATGGCGAGAAATGCATGATTTTAGTGACGATTGTGTGCTCTTAGTACTGGCCAGTGAGCATTATGATGAAGATGACTATATTCGTAATTATGATGAGTTTATGAATGAAGTTAATAAGCCTTTTATCCACCCATTATCTGATGTTATGTCAACCACGATAGGTCAAAAAACTAGAGTCTGGCAATATAGCGTGATTCTTCCAAAAGCTGTGATTGGAGAAAGTTGCAACATTTGCGCACATACCTTGATTGAAAACGATGTTGTAATCGGAAATAACGTGACAGTTAAATCAGGCGTCTATGTATGGGATGGCATTACTTTAAAAGATAATGTATTTATCGGTCCTTGTGTCACTTTTACGAATGATAAGAAACCTCGCTCAAAGCAATACCCAGATGAGTTTCCAAAAACTGTTGTAGAAGAAGGAGCAACTATTGGAGCCAATGCTACTCTTTTACCCGGTATTACGATTGGAAAAAATGCATTAGTGGGTGCTGGAGCAGTGGTCACTAAAAATGTTCCAGAAAACGCAATTATGGTAGGCAACCCTGCCGTTATTAAAGGGTATGTATAA
- the rfbA gene encoding glucose-1-phosphate thymidylyltransferase RfbA — MNTKGIILAGGSGTRLYPITKGVSKQLLPIYDKPMIYYPLSVLMLAGIREVLIISTPDDIEGFKRLLGDGSELGINISYAVQPSPDGLAQAFIIGEAFIGDSNVCLVLGDNIFYGQGFTPLLRQAVNRQKGATVFGYQVKDPERFGVVAFDEDKRAISIEEKPNKPKSHYAVTGLYFYDNDVIEIAKKVKPSERGEVEITTVNQMYMERGDLNVELLGRGFAWLDTGTHESLLEAAQFVETIEKRQGYKVACLEEIALNNGWLTKQQVADIGQTMSKNAYGQYLISLVEE; from the coding sequence ATGAACACAAAAGGTATTATTTTAGCAGGCGGTTCAGGCACGCGTCTTTACCCCATTACTAAAGGTGTCTCTAAGCAGCTGCTACCTATCTACGATAAACCGATGATTTATTATCCGTTATCTGTATTGATGCTCGCAGGTATCCGTGAAGTGCTTATCATTAGTACACCCGATGATATAGAAGGGTTTAAACGCTTACTTGGTGACGGTAGTGAGCTTGGTATCAATATCAGTTATGCCGTTCAGCCTAGTCCAGATGGTTTGGCTCAAGCGTTTATTATTGGTGAAGCATTCATTGGTGATAGTAACGTCTGCTTGGTGCTGGGTGATAATATTTTTTATGGTCAAGGATTTACGCCATTACTCCGTCAAGCGGTCAATCGCCAAAAAGGCGCAACCGTCTTTGGTTATCAAGTGAAAGATCCAGAGCGTTTCGGCGTGGTGGCATTTGATGAAGATAAACGTGCGATTTCAATAGAAGAGAAACCTAATAAACCTAAATCTCATTATGCGGTAACGGGCTTATATTTTTATGATAACGATGTTATAGAGATCGCTAAAAAGGTAAAACCTTCTGAGCGAGGTGAAGTTGAGATTACCACCGTTAATCAGATGTATATGGAACGTGGTGATCTAAATGTGGAGCTACTGGGTCGTGGTTTCGCTTGGCTAGATACCGGTACACATGAGAGCTTATTAGAAGCAGCGCAGTTTGTAGAGACGATAGAGAAGCGTCAAGGCTATAAGGTGGCGTGTTTAGAAGAGATTGCTCTTAATAACGGTTGGCTAACTAAACAGCAAGTGGCTGATATTGGTCAGACTATGAGTAAGAACGCTTATGGTCAATATCTAATATCTTTAGTGGAAGAATAA
- the rfbB gene encoding dTDP-glucose 4,6-dehydratase: MKIVVTGGAGFIGSAVIRHIIHHTDHEVLNIDKLTYAGNLESLKEIDQSPRYEFQQIDICDKEALEQAFHSFQPNLVMHLAAESHVDRSIDGPAEFINTNIVGTYHLLEVARQYWQRLDDIDKKQFKFHHISTDEVYGDLEGTTDLFTETTSYAPSSPYSASKASSDHLVRAWHRTYGFPILVTNCSNNYGPYHFPEKLIPLVILNALEGKPLPIYGKGNQIRDWLYVEDHARALYKVVTEGEVGETYNIGGHNEKQNIEVVKTICQILDELQPRADGIQYESLITFVKDRPGHDLRYAIDASKIANELNWTPTETFDSGIRKTVEWYLNNMEWCSRVQDGSYQRERLGAGE; encoded by the coding sequence ATGAAAATAGTAGTTACTGGCGGCGCAGGTTTTATTGGTTCTGCTGTTATTCGCCATATTATCCATCATACTGATCACGAAGTATTAAATATTGATAAGTTAACCTATGCTGGTAATTTAGAATCACTCAAAGAAATTGATCAAAGTCCGAGATATGAGTTTCAACAGATTGATATCTGTGACAAAGAGGCGCTAGAGCAAGCATTTCACAGTTTTCAGCCTAATCTTGTCATGCACCTCGCTGCCGAATCACATGTAGATCGTTCCATTGATGGACCAGCTGAATTTATTAATACCAATATTGTAGGTACTTATCACCTATTAGAAGTAGCACGTCAATATTGGCAAAGGCTTGATGATATAGATAAAAAGCAATTTAAGTTTCATCATATCTCTACCGATGAAGTATATGGGGATCTAGAAGGAACGACTGATTTATTTACTGAAACTACTTCTTATGCGCCAAGCTCACCTTATTCAGCTTCTAAAGCAAGTTCTGACCATCTAGTACGGGCTTGGCATCGTACCTATGGCTTCCCTATCTTAGTTACCAATTGCTCAAATAATTATGGTCCTTACCATTTTCCTGAAAAGCTTATTCCGCTAGTCATCTTAAATGCATTGGAAGGAAAGCCTCTACCTATCTATGGCAAAGGCAATCAAATACGTGATTGGTTGTATGTCGAAGATCATGCGCGTGCTCTATATAAAGTGGTCACTGAAGGAGAAGTTGGTGAAACTTATAATATCGGTGGCCATAACGAGAAGCAAAATATTGAAGTAGTCAAAACAATCTGCCAAATATTGGATGAATTGCAACCTCGCGCCGATGGTATTCAATACGAGTCATTAATTACCTTTGTAAAAGACCGCCCAGGGCACGACTTGCGCTATGCAATCGATGCGAGCAAGATTGCTAATGAGTTAAATTGGACACCGACAGAGACGTTTGATAGTGGTATCAGAAAAACAGTGGAATGGTATTTGAATAATATGGAATGGTGTAGTCGCGTCCAAGATGGCAGCTACCAACGTGAAAGACTAGGAGCAGGTGAATAA
- a CDS encoding GtrA family protein produces MSHHLSQSRPYLSIIIPAYNDAGALQAFLPEVFAFTKTLRAPVIDTSSTEQNSETTIANCEIIIVDDGSCAHSVDVVTDLMTTRLLNTELAIAALVHFLVLVSIVNFTTITPAWANVGAFLIAFVVSFFGHFYLTFKQADHSTENPQHHNGKKNSNKYLSALVKWFSSSAAGFIANQALFVLGLSWFGERYYILIWLIVTGVVTIMTFALGKFWAFKS; encoded by the coding sequence ATGTCACATCATCTGTCACAATCTCGCCCTTATTTATCTATTATCATACCCGCGTATAATGATGCTGGTGCTTTACAGGCTTTTTTACCAGAAGTCTTTGCATTTACGAAGACACTACGCGCTCCTGTAATAGATACATCGTCGACAGAACAAAACAGTGAAACAACAATAGCAAATTGTGAGATTATTATTGTCGATGATGGCAGCTGCGCTCACTCCGTTGATGTGGTTACAGATTTGATGACTACTCGCCTATTAAATACAGAGCTTGCGATTGCGGCTCTGGTACATTTCTTAGTACTCGTGAGCATCGTCAATTTCACAACAATCACACCAGCGTGGGCAAACGTGGGTGCTTTCTTAATCGCTTTTGTAGTAAGTTTTTTTGGACACTTCTATCTCACTTTCAAGCAAGCAGATCACTCAACTGAGAACCCCCAACACCATAATGGTAAGAAAAATAGCAATAAATACTTATCTGCATTAGTAAAATGGTTTAGCAGCTCAGCAGCAGGTTTCATAGCCAACCAAGCTTTATTTGTTTTAGGTCTAAGTTGGTTCGGTGAACGATACTATATTTTGATTTGGTTAATCGTGACTGGCGTCGTTACAATTATGACCTTTGCATTAGGTAAGTTCTGGGCATTTAAATCATGA
- a CDS encoding ChbG/HpnK family deacetylase, translated as MNVDDLGLSGAVNDAVIHLTELGRIGASSYMVGGTITDSDINQLKKLNVDVGLHLDFTGIFPSALRGSLKSIIIACYLRRFNPMQVTKVIKQQLDAFEDRFGRAPVFIDGHQHIHQFPVIRQCLINELSNRYSVEISKGMLSARVTTPLVNDLKSWIIYGLGGYAWRKSCEHNRIPTNDRFGGVYGFDADSQQLATLWEQWLQSAPPSADLSSGLLTLDTALPISSANLLPTLIMCHPAVPDNGSNDWQDEIKAARELEYEWLISTEFEDLLHKYQIRLLRWSDMIAVK; from the coding sequence ATTAATGTTGATGACCTAGGGCTGTCTGGGGCGGTAAATGATGCGGTCATCCACCTTACTGAGCTTGGGCGCATTGGTGCCAGTAGTTATATGGTAGGCGGCACAATTACGGATAGCGATATAAATCAATTAAAAAAACTCAATGTCGATGTCGGCTTGCATTTGGATTTTACAGGAATATTCCCCTCTGCTCTACGTGGTTCATTAAAATCAATTATAATCGCCTGCTACCTACGCCGTTTTAATCCTATGCAAGTAACTAAGGTGATTAAGCAACAATTGGATGCTTTTGAAGATCGCTTTGGACGTGCGCCCGTATTTATTGACGGGCATCAGCATATTCACCAATTTCCTGTTATTCGTCAATGTTTAATCAACGAGCTGAGCAACCGCTATAGTGTTGAGATATCAAAAGGCATGCTTAGCGCACGCGTTACGACGCCATTGGTTAACGATCTAAAGTCTTGGATAATATATGGCTTGGGCGGTTACGCTTGGCGCAAATCATGTGAGCATAATCGTATTCCAACCAATGATAGATTTGGTGGTGTATATGGTTTTGATGCTGATAGCCAGCAACTAGCTACCTTGTGGGAGCAATGGTTACAGAGTGCGCCGCCTAGCGCTGATTTATCATCAGGGCTGCTAACTCTAGATACGGCGCTACCTATATCATCTGCCAACTTATTGCCTACTCTAATTATGTGTCACCCTGCTGTACCTGACAATGGTAGCAATGACTGGCAAGATGAAATCAAAGCAGCTCGAGAGCTTGAGTATGAATGGTTAATAAGTACTGAGTTTGAAGATTTATTGCATAAATATCAAATTAGATTATTGCGGTGGTCAGATATGATAGCAGTTAAATAA
- a CDS encoding branched-chain amino acid transaminase — protein MNMATQEGKLWMNGTMIEQPDAKVHVLTHSLHYGMAVFEGVRAYQTADNRTAIFRLKEHTERLLGSAKIFQMDVPFDAATLEQAHKDVVKQNNFAEAYIRPLIWVGAEKLGLSSRDNSINAMVAAWHWGAYLGEEGIKNGIRVKTSSFTHHMTNVTMCKAKASSNYPVSIMANQEVTRNGYDEAILMDPQGYVCQGAGENLFLVKDGVLHTPDLAGGALDGITRRSIIQFADDLGIKVVERRITRDEFYLADEIFMTGTAAEVTPIREYDDRTIGNGGRGPLTEKLQTLYFDVVHGRNEQYMDWLSFID, from the coding sequence ATGAATATGGCAACACAGGAAGGCAAGCTTTGGATGAATGGCACGATGATTGAACAGCCGGATGCCAAAGTTCATGTGCTTACACATAGCTTACATTACGGTATGGCAGTATTTGAAGGCGTACGTGCTTACCAAACGGCTGACAATCGTACGGCAATTTTTCGCCTAAAAGAACATACCGAGCGTCTGTTGGGCTCAGCGAAAATTTTTCAGATGGATGTGCCTTTCGATGCCGCAACGCTTGAGCAAGCGCACAAAGACGTGGTTAAGCAAAACAACTTCGCAGAAGCTTATATTCGTCCACTTATTTGGGTGGGTGCAGAAAAACTGGGGCTGTCGTCACGCGACAATAGTATTAATGCCATGGTTGCCGCTTGGCATTGGGGCGCGTATCTTGGTGAAGAGGGTATCAAAAACGGCATTCGTGTCAAAACCTCTTCATTTACCCATCACATGACCAATGTAACCATGTGTAAAGCAAAGGCATCAAGCAATTATCCAGTGTCCATCATGGCCAACCAAGAAGTGACCCGTAATGGCTATGACGAAGCTATCTTGATGGACCCACAAGGCTATGTCTGCCAAGGTGCTGGCGAAAACTTATTCTTAGTAAAAGATGGCGTGCTGCATACGCCTGACTTAGCAGGCGGCGCACTTGACGGTATTACTCGCCGCAGCATCATTCAGTTTGCGGATGATTTGGGCATTAAAGTCGTTGAGCGTCGCATTACTCGTGATGAGTTTTATTTGGCGGATGAAATATTTATGACCGGCACGGCTGCTGAAGTGACGCCTATTCGTGAATACGATGATCGTACTATTGGCAACGGTGGACGTGGACCCTTGACTGAGAAATTGCAAACCTTGTACTTTGATGTGGTGCACGGTCGCAATGAGCAGTATATGGATTGGTTAAGCTTTATTGATTGA
- the glnE gene encoding bifunctional [glutamate--ammonia ligase]-adenylyl-L-tyrosine phosphorylase/[glutamate--ammonia-ligase] adenylyltransferase translates to MLSTVFNDKGYQPTSEQLEALQTASEFAYQVWQSRTGACQTFLRSYPLESTLTRQQIDDLIQDYTLDENYQLANETKVMSGLRHLRMLLMMRWVWQDALAVIELEQLTDELSEFADGCILFAKDYTYQHLVTQYGQPTFINDKGNVQVDDMAIMAMGKLGAHELNLSSDIDLIFVHQARGETDGDKEKGTRSIDNKRFMTRLGQGIIKLLDNNTADGFVFRVDMRLRPWGDGSDLAIHLSALQKYFAQNARAWERFAWLKARVVGHIAPPFYDEIQALTKPFVFRYYVDYSAFSALREMKSLIQNQVAQREDLDNIKLGAGGIRDIEFIVQAFQLIYGGRHPQLQVKSCLKAMQVLCELEYLEHDTYQELQAAYRFLRRLEHGIQAINDQQTQRLPHDTHWQHNLAITLGFENWEGLLNTLNHHRYNVNVPFERMVTERQVPAQDDNELEPAQLDEQIARLNQVLTEENRAQLQDFWQSKMVANLSDEARERLDDAYPVIVHALLAHQEQQQLANTALPRLIALLEAICRRSIYLVMIAENPNATVELIPMLSASPWIAKELAHYPVLLDTFLQQRYRHLPDKPELRDILRQQLLRVEPNDEEELLSVLRLFKKNQVLAVAASDVLAERPIMKVSDSLTYIAAVVLEAALERAFAEIVKRYGYPISQDGDPVTEADCGFAIIGYGKLGGLELSYSSDLDLVFLHKIKEQGMTTGEKSVSGMKFAARLAQKLMTYLNTQTRDGRAYEVDMRLRPSGNAGMMVVSCHAFETYQLEKAWSWEHQALVRARAICGDKRVTARFCVIRRSVLALPRTIEQVRIEVTSMRIKMQKHLGTSQWQQQAGKFHLKQDAGGIVDIEFLAQFAVLAYSHEHPTLTKWSDNVRIFEEVAALGIWESAVCQDLTDAYLRIRAATHQLALSEQSLLVDESLWTETRALVQAQWQHLMGVESVE, encoded by the coding sequence ATGCTATCTACCGTATTCAATGATAAAGGTTATCAACCCACATCAGAGCAGCTAGAAGCGCTACAAACAGCAAGTGAGTTTGCTTATCAAGTTTGGCAGAGTCGAACGGGTGCATGTCAGACGTTTTTGCGTAGTTACCCCTTAGAGAGTACCTTAACTCGCCAGCAAATCGATGATCTTATTCAAGATTATACCTTGGATGAAAACTATCAACTCGCGAATGAAACCAAAGTGATGAGCGGTCTACGGCATCTGCGTATGCTATTGATGATGCGCTGGGTTTGGCAAGATGCATTGGCAGTCATTGAACTTGAGCAATTAACAGATGAGTTGTCCGAATTTGCCGATGGTTGTATTTTATTTGCGAAGGATTATACCTATCAGCATCTCGTTACCCAGTACGGGCAGCCAACCTTTATTAATGACAAAGGTAATGTGCAAGTTGATGATATGGCAATTATGGCGATGGGTAAGCTTGGCGCGCATGAGCTGAACTTATCGAGTGATATTGACCTTATCTTTGTCCATCAGGCGCGCGGTGAAACTGACGGTGACAAAGAAAAAGGCACGCGCAGTATCGACAATAAGCGTTTTATGACGCGGCTTGGTCAGGGTATTATCAAGCTGCTCGATAACAATACGGCTGATGGTTTTGTATTTCGGGTCGATATGCGTCTGCGGCCGTGGGGTGATGGCAGTGATTTGGCCATTCACTTATCGGCATTACAAAAGTACTTTGCTCAAAACGCGCGCGCATGGGAGCGCTTTGCTTGGCTAAAAGCGCGCGTGGTTGGGCACATAGCGCCACCATTTTACGATGAAATACAAGCGCTTACTAAGCCATTTGTCTTTCGGTATTACGTTGATTATAGCGCTTTTTCGGCACTTAGAGAGATGAAATCTCTCATTCAAAATCAAGTCGCACAACGTGAAGACTTGGATAATATAAAACTTGGCGCGGGCGGTATTCGAGATATTGAGTTTATCGTACAAGCGTTTCAATTAATTTATGGCGGTCGGCATCCGCAGCTACAGGTCAAGTCTTGCTTAAAGGCAATGCAAGTACTGTGTGAGCTTGAGTATTTAGAGCATGATACCTATCAAGAACTGCAAGCCGCTTATCGCTTTTTGCGTCGACTTGAGCACGGTATTCAGGCGATTAACGATCAACAAACCCAGCGCTTACCTCATGATACACACTGGCAGCACAATCTGGCTATCACGCTTGGGTTTGAAAATTGGGAAGGGTTGCTCAATACCCTCAATCATCATCGATACAATGTCAATGTGCCGTTTGAGCGTATGGTCACTGAGCGTCAAGTTCCCGCTCAAGACGATAATGAGCTTGAACCTGCTCAACTTGATGAACAAATTGCCCGTTTAAATCAAGTGTTGACTGAAGAAAATCGTGCTCAACTACAAGATTTTTGGCAGTCAAAAATGGTTGCTAATTTGAGTGATGAGGCTCGTGAACGCTTGGATGACGCTTATCCGGTAATAGTGCATGCGCTACTTGCGCATCAAGAACAGCAGCAACTTGCCAACACAGCATTGCCACGTTTAATTGCCTTGCTTGAAGCTATCTGCCGTCGCTCTATTTATCTGGTTATGATTGCTGAGAATCCCAACGCCACGGTTGAGCTGATCCCGATGCTATCAGCCAGCCCTTGGATTGCTAAAGAGCTGGCTCATTATCCAGTATTATTGGATACTTTTTTACAGCAGCGCTATCGGCATTTGCCAGACAAGCCTGAGCTGCGTGATATTTTGCGCCAGCAGCTATTACGGGTGGAGCCCAATGATGAAGAGGAGCTGCTGAGCGTATTACGATTGTTCAAAAAGAACCAAGTCCTAGCGGTCGCTGCCAGTGATGTATTGGCTGAGCGTCCGATAATGAAGGTATCAGATTCACTGACTTATATTGCAGCCGTGGTATTGGAGGCGGCATTAGAGCGTGCTTTTGCAGAAATTGTTAAGCGCTACGGTTATCCTATTAGTCAAGATGGTGATCCGGTTACTGAAGCCGATTGCGGCTTTGCGATTATTGGCTATGGCAAGCTTGGCGGTCTTGAATTATCCTATTCATCCGATTTAGACTTGGTGTTTTTGCATAAAATAAAAGAGCAGGGCATGACCACGGGCGAGAAATCAGTCAGTGGTATGAAGTTTGCTGCGCGCCTTGCGCAAAAGCTTATGACGTATCTCAATACCCAAACTCGTGACGGCCGTGCCTATGAAGTAGACATGCGTCTGCGCCCCTCTGGCAATGCCGGTATGATGGTGGTTTCTTGTCATGCCTTTGAAACCTATCAGCTTGAGAAAGCTTGGTCGTGGGAGCATCAAGCGCTAGTACGAGCAAGAGCAATCTGCGGCGATAAACGCGTCACGGCACGTTTTTGTGTTATTCGCCGAAGCGTTTTGGCGTTACCGCGTACGATTGAGCAAGTGCGTATCGAAGTGACGAGTATGCGTATTAAGATGCAAAAACATCTAGGAACCAGCCAATGGCAACAACAAGCTGGCAAGTTTCATCTAAAACAAGATGCAGGCGGTATTGTAGATATTGAGTTTTTGGCGCAATTTGCAGTATTAGCTTATTCACATGAACATCCTACTTTGACCAAATGGAGTGACAACGTCCGTATCTTTGAAGAAGTCGCGGCACTAGGGATTTGGGAATCAGCAGTCTGTCAAGATTTAACCGATGCTTATTTACGCATACGTGCTGCAACGCACCAATTAGCATTGTCCGAGCAGTCGTTGTTGGTTGACGAGTCGCTTTGGACAGAAACACGAGCGCTGGTACAAGCGCAGTGGCAGCATCTTATGGGCGTAGAATCAGTAGAATAA
- a CDS encoding NADP-dependent oxidoreductase, whose protein sequence is MKNTNTKEQNQEIVLANHPSGIPTTDTFKINDIDMPTLKEGEVLLKSIYVSVDPGMRGFMNKGTDDAAGNKFQLNKPITSRTVAQVIESNDDNFMVGDIVHGRFAWQKYQTVNIADIEKVDPTLAPISTAVSMLGIPGLSAYFGMLNIGQPKKGETVVVSGAAGSVGSIAAQIAKIKGCKVIGIAGSAQKIAFLENDLGLDKGINYKQVNDMEAAIKDACPNGVDVFFDNVGGELFDAVFANINEHARIAICGQIADYNEENPPQGPRPMHTLIKKSARMEGFVVYDFQAEFDAAKQQLADWYNNGNLIYKENLIEGFENIPAAFIGLFSGENIGKQMVKVGDIVDSF, encoded by the coding sequence ATGAAAAATACAAATACAAAAGAACAAAACCAAGAAATTGTACTGGCTAACCACCCTTCAGGTATACCGACGACAGACACGTTTAAAATTAATGACATCGATATGCCAACACTCAAAGAAGGCGAAGTGCTGCTTAAAAGTATTTACGTATCCGTTGATCCTGGCATGCGTGGCTTTATGAATAAAGGCACGGATGATGCAGCTGGCAACAAATTTCAGCTAAATAAACCTATCACCAGTCGAACGGTCGCCCAAGTTATCGAAAGCAATGATGATAATTTTATGGTCGGTGATATCGTTCATGGTCGATTTGCTTGGCAGAAATATCAAACGGTTAATATTGCAGATATTGAAAAAGTAGATCCGACACTTGCGCCTATCTCTACTGCAGTCAGTATGCTTGGTATTCCTGGTCTCTCTGCCTACTTTGGTATGCTAAATATTGGTCAGCCTAAAAAAGGTGAAACGGTCGTCGTCTCCGGTGCAGCTGGCTCTGTGGGTAGTATCGCTGCTCAAATTGCCAAAATAAAAGGCTGTAAAGTTATCGGTATTGCCGGCTCGGCCCAAAAAATCGCGTTCTTGGAAAACGATCTGGGTTTAGATAAAGGCATTAACTATAAACAAGTCAATGATATGGAAGCAGCCATAAAAGACGCTTGTCCCAATGGTGTTGATGTCTTCTTTGATAATGTGGGTGGGGAATTGTTCGATGCCGTGTTTGCCAATATCAACGAGCATGCCCGCATTGCTATTTGCGGTCAAATCGCTGATTACAACGAAGAAAACCCACCCCAAGGGCCAAGACCGATGCATACCTTAATCAAGAAAAGTGCTCGCATGGAAGGTTTTGTGGTCTATGACTTTCAAGCTGAATTTGACGCTGCCAAGCAACAGCTTGCAGACTGGTATAATAATGGCAACCTAATCTATAAAGAAAACCTCATTGAAGGCTTTGAAAACATTCCCGCAGCGTTTATCGGTCTGTTTTCTGGTGAAAACATCGGTAAGCAAATGGTTAAAGTTGGCGATATAGTAGATTCATTTTAA
- the tusD gene encoding sulfurtransferase complex subunit TusD, with protein MTTAPTPLLLITADPSHPLAHIALRYARSYLQIAVMNDKSDNSNRPENQQALLNIFFYADAANIANRLRWQSADQMNITQEWQNLAEQYQISLPVCVSTALSRGISDSDNSARHQLDSENLATGFSLVGLSELAIMMQGDCRVIQF; from the coding sequence ATGACCACCGCTCCTACTCCCTTACTCTTGATAACCGCTGACCCCAGTCATCCGCTTGCCCATATAGCGCTACGCTATGCTCGTAGCTATCTGCAAATAGCAGTAATGAATGATAAAAGTGATAACAGCAACCGACCTGAAAACCAACAAGCACTACTAAATATTTTTTTCTATGCAGATGCAGCAAATATCGCCAATCGGTTACGCTGGCAGTCAGCTGATCAGATGAACATAACCCAAGAATGGCAAAATCTCGCTGAGCAATATCAGATATCACTGCCTGTCTGCGTCAGTACAGCGCTCAGTCGCGGTATCTCGGATAGCGACAATAGTGCGCGCCATCAGTTAGATAGCGAAAATCTGGCGACAGGTTTTAGTTTAGTAGGACTGAGTGAGCTTGCCATAATGATGCAAGGCGACTGTCGCGTGATACAGTTCTGA
- a CDS encoding TusE/DsrC/DsvC family sulfur relay protein, with translation MSTSSTSTIPSATAIDVALDQDGHLCDHTVWTPAIAQQLANTLDVDLDAEHLAVLQQVRAFFVKFNHAPATRPLIKWLQKTLPEDDISNQKLQQLFNTGLVARHVNRLAGLPKPPNCL, from the coding sequence ATGAGTACTTCTAGCACCTCTACCATTCCCTCTGCTACAGCAATCGACGTAGCCTTAGACCAAGATGGTCATTTATGCGACCACACTGTTTGGACGCCTGCTATTGCACAGCAGTTAGCCAATACATTGGACGTAGATTTAGATGCTGAGCATTTAGCAGTGTTGCAACAAGTACGCGCGTTTTTTGTCAAGTTTAATCATGCCCCAGCCACACGCCCGCTGATTAAATGGCTCCAAAAAACCTTACCTGAGGACGATATCAGCAATCAAAAACTACAGCAGCTATTTAATACCGGCTTGGTCGCCCGCCATGTCAATCGCCTTGCTGGACTACCTAAACCCCCTAACTGTTTATAG
- a CDS encoding tRNA (cytidine(34)-2'-O)-methyltransferase, translating into MTIHIVLVAPKMPSNTGNIIRLCANSGAQLHLVRPLGFELDDKKLRRAGLDYHEYAHLQVHDDWAMTKQALQAAGCHIITALTTKLSTPFYDYDFSGQVADSSDTVLKSPANIALVFGSETAGLAEDIRENIGADNWLRLPMLADSRSLNLSNSVAICLYEVWRQQGFTGDEGRSIGYETLTVYDPK; encoded by the coding sequence ATGACCATTCATATCGTGCTGGTAGCGCCAAAGATGCCCAGCAATACCGGTAATATTATTCGTTTATGCGCTAATAGTGGGGCACAACTGCATTTAGTCAGGCCATTAGGGTTTGAGCTGGACGATAAGAAGTTACGCCGCGCAGGATTGGATTATCATGAGTATGCCCATTTGCAAGTACACGACGATTGGGCGATGACCAAACAGGCATTGCAAGCTGCTGGTTGTCATATCATTACAGCGCTAACGACCAAATTGAGCACACCATTCTATGATTATGATTTTAGTGGGCAAGTAGCTGACAGCTCAGATACGGTTTTGAAATCGCCAGCCAATATTGCGCTGGTTTTTGGTTCTGAGACGGCAGGGTTGGCAGAGGATATACGTGAGAATATTGGTGCGGATAATTGGTTGCGACTGCCAATGCTGGCTGATTCGCGCAGTTTGAATTTGTCTAATAGCGTGGCAATATGCTTGTATGAGGTATGGCGGCAGCAAGGTTTTACTGGTGATGAAGGTCGCAGTATCGGTTATGAGACGCTAACGGTCTACGACCCAAAGTAG